A single genomic interval of Gossypium raimondii isolate GPD5lz chromosome 11, ASM2569854v1, whole genome shotgun sequence harbors:
- the LOC105802227 gene encoding protein IRX15-LIKE, translating to MKNNNSNTKLILLHPYIQKQGSSNKLWLLAFISFFTIAFLLTLVYTRESTTGKPTAAGIIAVTGGGVGDAAPLPTTVVNTLLHYASKSNDSFHMSYSELKPISDVLRKRSSPCNFLVFGLTPETLLWKSLNHNGRTVFIEENRYYAAYFEEIHPEIDVFDVQYTTKMNETKELIASAKEQIHNECRPVQNLLFSDCKLGINDLPNHVYEVDWDVILIDGPRGNGPESPGRMQPIFTAGVLARSKKGGSLKTHVFVHDYYRDVEQMSGDEFLCRENMVERNDMLAHFMVERMEENSFQYCRNKNNSSSSTKASVS from the coding sequence atgaagaacaataaCAGCAATACTAAGCTAATCCTCCTTCATCCCTATATCCAAAAACAAGGAAGTTCTAACAAATTATGGCTTCTTGCTTTCATTTCCTTCTTCACCATAGCTTTTCTTCTCACTCTTGTATACACCCGAGAGTCGACTACTGGTAAACCAACTGCCGCCGGGATCATAGCCGTGACAGGCGGTGGTGTTGGTGATGCTGCGCCATTGCCGACCACCGTTGTCAACACCCTTCTCCATTATGCTTCGAAATCCAACGACAGCTTCCACATGTCATATTCCGAGCTGAAGCCGATCTCCGATGTGCTCCGGAAACGCTCCTCGCCGTGTAATTTCCTTGTTTTCGGGCTAACTCCAGAAACCCTTCTCTGGAAATCACTGAACCACAACGGCCGCACGGTTTTCATCGAAGAAAACCGATACTACGCCGCTTATTTCGAAGAGATACATCCCGAAATCGATGTCTTCGACGTCCAATACACGACCAAGATGAATGAAACAAAGGAGCTCATAGCGTCCGCCAAAGAACAAATCCACAACGAATGTCGGCCGGTCCAAAACCTGTTGTTCTCAGATTGTAAGCTCGGAATCAACGATTTGCCGAACCACGTTTACGAAGTGGATTGGGATGTGATATTAATCGATGGGCCGAGAGGCAACGGACCAGAAAGTCCCGGCAGAATGCAACCGATCTTCACCGCTGGCGTGTTAGCGAGGAGCAAGAAAGGGGGCAGCCTTAAAACACATGTTTTCGTCCATGATTATTACAGAGATGTGGAACAGATGTCAGGGGATGAGTTTTTGTGTAGGGAAAACATGGTGGAACGCAATGATATGCTTGCCCATTTCATGGTCGAAAGAATGGAAGAGAATAGCTTCCAGTACTGTCGCAATAAGAACAATTCATCATCGTCAACAAAAGCTTCAGTTTCGTAG